A window of the Desulforapulum autotrophicum HRM2 genome harbors these coding sequences:
- a CDS encoding murein hydrolase activator EnvC family protein has translation MEGSTTGVQNVSRSEAGQIRQKMAAKQSEVAAFTEKETAMIEGLNEIEVALNHMGTAISDVKKDLQTVKTQMSSVMDEKKVLAATIDKNSDYVGTRLRALYQVKMIGRMGLTSMPDSMFDFFLQQNALEKILAQDFELMDRHMADMEALAAQSREFSALEKEKQRLEASLVEQMRVKKKEGERRRIILEEIQKKKRLGLAAVASLKAAAEALGKKMVVFQAGPPGNKEGFSLFQGRLGMPVNGPIITPYGPSRNSNYSSFTFEAGIDIRADKGDPVRSVFKGEVIYAEWLKGYGNLMIINHGDNFYTLYAHVEEFFKKKGERVDTDEVIALAGDTGSIKGTCLHFEVRHHGRPVDPMKWLKKGA, from the coding sequence ATGGAAGGGAGTACGACTGGCGTGCAGAACGTTTCAAGGAGCGAGGCCGGACAGATTCGTCAAAAGATGGCGGCAAAGCAGAGTGAGGTTGCGGCGTTCACCGAAAAAGAGACTGCTATGATTGAGGGGCTCAACGAGATAGAGGTGGCCCTTAATCATATGGGGACTGCCATTTCTGATGTGAAAAAGGATCTGCAAACGGTTAAAACCCAGATGTCCAGCGTCATGGACGAGAAAAAAGTCCTGGCCGCCACCATTGATAAAAACAGCGATTATGTGGGGACAAGACTCAGGGCGCTTTACCAGGTGAAGATGATCGGGCGGATGGGACTAACCTCCATGCCCGACTCCATGTTTGATTTCTTTCTTCAGCAGAACGCCCTTGAAAAAATTCTTGCCCAGGACTTTGAACTCATGGACCGTCATATGGCGGACATGGAAGCCCTGGCTGCCCAGTCCCGGGAATTTTCTGCCCTGGAAAAGGAGAAACAACGACTTGAGGCAAGCCTTGTCGAACAGATGCGAGTCAAGAAAAAGGAGGGTGAACGACGAAGAATCATTCTCGAGGAAATACAAAAGAAAAAACGACTTGGGCTTGCAGCTGTTGCATCCTTGAAAGCGGCGGCAGAAGCACTTGGAAAAAAAATGGTTGTTTTCCAGGCTGGCCCCCCTGGGAACAAGGAAGGGTTCTCTCTGTTCCAGGGTCGTCTTGGGATGCCTGTGAACGGGCCCATCATTACACCCTATGGACCTTCCCGGAATAGTAACTACTCCTCCTTCACATTTGAGGCAGGAATTGATATAAGGGCAGACAAGGGTGACCCTGTACGATCGGTATTTAAGGGCGAGGTCATATATGCCGAATGGCTCAAAGGGTATGGAAACCTGATGATTATCAACCATGGAGATAATTTTTATACCCTGTATGCCCATGTTGAAGAGTTTTTCAAAAAAAAAGGCGAACGGGTTGATACTGACGAGGTTATTGCATTGGCAGGCGATACTGGATCCATCAAAGGGACCTGCCTTCACTTTGAGGTGAGGCACCATGGACGACCGGTGGATCCAATGAAATGGCTCAAAAAAGGAGCGTGA
- a CDS encoding divergent polysaccharide deacetylase family protein, with product MAVKKKTAKQSTGKAAKKTVKKTVKKGTKAARGRASGKISIANEFKKISTAVIVLVGVVAVLAMVADLYMGRPVAKREAAPVARTTPDRPEPEPVQSKKRVSIKPEPSRKPDKKATTSRKHPVFEVFDDSDETPKQRPEPAAVPPVLQDKTPRVAIIIDDIGFDKKISLAISGLDPHITLSILPYAPHAKAIALLLHQRGTETLLHLPMEPMEYPKIDPGPGALLSTMTPDELLDQLRLDLDIIPFVAGVNNHMGSRMTSLSPQMNQIFTVLKQRNLFFIDSLTAKGSLCRQSARLLRIPFAQRDVFLDNVQDADYIKKQLAQLLAVAQRHGTAIGIGHPYRATYLTLKSEMERLKKKIRIVPASALVAIPG from the coding sequence ATGGCTGTAAAGAAAAAGACGGCAAAGCAAAGCACCGGCAAAGCTGCAAAAAAAACGGTGAAAAAAACGGTGAAAAAGGGGACAAAGGCCGCCCGTGGCAGAGCGTCCGGGAAGATCTCCATTGCCAATGAGTTTAAAAAAATATCAACGGCGGTTATCGTCCTTGTCGGCGTGGTGGCCGTGCTTGCAATGGTTGCCGATTTATACATGGGCAGGCCTGTGGCTAAAAGAGAGGCTGCCCCTGTTGCCCGGACAACGCCTGACAGGCCGGAACCCGAGCCTGTCCAGTCAAAGAAACGTGTTTCCATAAAGCCTGAGCCTTCCAGAAAGCCGGATAAAAAGGCGACAACATCCCGGAAGCATCCGGTGTTTGAAGTGTTTGATGATTCCGATGAAACGCCGAAACAGAGGCCGGAACCCGCTGCGGTTCCGCCTGTGCTGCAGGATAAGACCCCACGGGTTGCCATTATCATTGACGACATCGGATTTGACAAAAAGATATCCCTGGCCATCTCGGGGCTGGATCCCCATATTACCCTTTCCATCCTGCCCTACGCCCCCCACGCAAAGGCCATTGCCCTGTTACTCCATCAACGGGGGACAGAGACCCTTCTTCACCTTCCCATGGAGCCCATGGAGTACCCAAAGATTGACCCAGGGCCGGGTGCTCTTTTATCGACCATGACACCGGACGAACTCCTTGACCAGCTTAGACTGGACCTTGACATCATTCCTTTTGTTGCAGGGGTCAACAACCACATGGGATCGCGGATGACCTCCCTTTCTCCCCAGATGAATCAGATTTTTACCGTTCTGAAGCAGCGCAATCTTTTTTTCATTGACAGCCTCACGGCAAAGGGATCCCTCTGCCGGCAGTCTGCCAGGCTTTTGAGGATTCCCTTTGCCCAGAGGGATGTGTTCCTGGATAATGTTCAGGATGCAGACTATATCAAAAAACAGCTGGCCCAGTTGCTGGCGGTTGCCCAACGTCATGGAACGGCCATTGGCATCGGGCATCCCTACAGAGCCACATACCTGACCCTTAAGTCGGAAATGGAACGGCTGAAAAAGAAGATACGAATTGTCCCGGCATCCGCCCTGGTGGCGATTCCGGGATAG
- a CDS encoding S41 family peptidase, with the protein MFKTVKKGIRLWLPVIAFALVLIVGAGFYSSPMAGDEKTYQSLKLFSEVLEEIEANYVDPVDSEKLIQNAIKGMVSSLDPHSTFMPPEAFDELQDDTKGEFGGIGIVITMKDGILVVISPIEGTPAYQAGIMAGDVIVKIDGVSTRDMALWESVKMMRGPRGETVTLTVVRDGVPESLDFALKRDIIPMESVRSTTLKPGIGYVWITNFRANTAEDVQKALEELESGPVPLKGLVVDLRNNPGGLLNQANEVSDLFLDQGIIVSIKGRLEQHTEVFEAHPNLKPRHYPMVVLINGGSASASEIVAGALQDHRRALILGTTSFGKGSVQTVKPLKDGFGLKYTIARYYTPSGRSIQAEGIKPDIEVPFSLMEDKVEKKAETAFDRMIREKDLKNHLEPENVTKKPGTESKETDPATPAQGLISLDRLNHDTQVQRALDILVSYGIFNTLNQGVVGTD; encoded by the coding sequence ATGTTCAAGACAGTAAAAAAAGGAATCAGGCTGTGGCTGCCTGTGATTGCATTTGCCCTTGTTTTAATCGTGGGAGCGGGTTTCTACAGTTCCCCCATGGCCGGGGATGAGAAAACCTATCAGTCGTTAAAGCTTTTTTCCGAGGTTCTGGAGGAGATTGAGGCCAACTATGTTGACCCGGTGGACAGTGAAAAGCTGATTCAGAACGCAATCAAGGGGATGGTATCAAGCCTTGATCCCCACTCCACCTTTATGCCGCCCGAGGCCTTTGACGAGCTCCAGGACGATACAAAGGGAGAATTCGGCGGCATCGGCATTGTCATCACCATGAAGGACGGAATCCTTGTGGTTATTTCTCCCATTGAGGGGACCCCTGCGTACCAGGCCGGGATAATGGCCGGGGATGTGATTGTTAAGATAGACGGCGTGAGCACCCGGGACATGGCGCTGTGGGAGAGCGTTAAGATGATGAGGGGGCCAAGGGGAGAGACGGTTACCCTCACCGTGGTCAGGGATGGCGTGCCTGAATCCCTGGATTTTGCTTTAAAACGCGACATCATTCCAATGGAGAGCGTCAGGAGTACCACCCTCAAACCGGGCATCGGCTATGTCTGGATTACTAATTTTAGAGCCAATACAGCAGAGGATGTGCAAAAGGCCCTGGAGGAACTTGAGTCAGGGCCTGTTCCCCTCAAAGGGCTGGTCGTGGATTTGAGAAATAACCCGGGCGGACTTTTAAATCAGGCAAACGAGGTGTCGGATCTTTTCCTCGATCAGGGCATCATTGTTTCCATCAAGGGCCGGCTGGAGCAGCATACCGAGGTGTTTGAGGCCCATCCAAATTTAAAACCACGACATTATCCCATGGTTGTTCTGATCAACGGTGGAAGCGCCAGTGCCTCGGAAATCGTTGCCGGTGCCCTCCAGGATCATCGGCGGGCATTGATCCTTGGCACCACTTCATTTGGCAAAGGGTCGGTCCAGACGGTAAAACCCCTCAAGGACGGATTCGGTTTAAAGTATACCATTGCCCGATACTACACCCCAAGCGGCCGGTCAATCCAGGCCGAAGGGATCAAGCCTGACATTGAAGTGCCTTTTTCCCTCATGGAGGACAAGGTGGAGAAAAAGGCTGAAACCGCCTTTGACAGGATGATCCGGGAAAAGGATCTGAAAAACCACCTGGAACCTGAAAATGTGACTAAAAAACCGGGAACTGAGAGCAAGGAAACGGATCCGGCAACTCCTGCCCAGGGATTGATCAGCCTTGACCGGCTCAACCATGATACCCAGGTACAGCGGGCATTGGACATCCTTGTCAGCTATGGGATTTTCAACACCTTGAACCAGGGCGTTGTTGGTACTGATTAG